Part of the Mesotoga sp. UBA6090 genome is shown below.
GTCCACTCTATGATTGAAAACGAAAGGGACTGCTTTTTGGCCGCAAAGAGGGGTATGTCTGCGGCCGTTGCGGAAGCTGAATACATAAGCAAAGAATTGATATCACTTGAGGACATAGACGAGCATATAGATTCTTTCGATATCCGGGAACTGGAGTGATCTGAATGAAAGTAAGCGAAGCAATGATAAGAGATGTTTCGACAATTTTCGAAGATGAAACGATTGAAGATTTCATCATATTCTGTTTGAGGCAGAACAAATCAGGTCTTCCAGTTGTCGATGAGGAATTCAGAGTCGTAGGGTTTCTGAGTGAAAGCGACATAATCAAGAGCGCCCTTCCCAGCTACTTCAGTCTTCTTCAGTCAGCATCATTCATTCCCGACACACATCAGTTCGTCATAAGACTGGGGAAGATAAAGGACGACCAGGTCTCACAGCACATGGTGAAACCGCCAGTGCTAATCAAGCCCGATGATACTGTAATATATGCGGCCGATCTCCTCATCAAGAATGGACTTAAGATCATTCCTGTAGTCGATGACGAAGGAAAACTGATGGGAATAATCAACAGGATCTACCTTATTCACGCAGCGACGCAAGGCAAGATCGATAGATGAAGAAAACCGTTTCAATCTATACTTTCGGCTGCAAGATGAACCAGTACGAGTCTCAGGCAATGGCCGAGAGATTGGAAGATTACGAAGTGAGTTTTTCTAAGGAACATGCAGATCTCTTCATTTTGAATTCATGCACAGTAACCTCCGAAGCGGAACGAAAACTAAGACATCTTTTCAGGAGGCTGAAGGGACTCAACCCGAATGCAAAGATTATAATTGCAGGCTGTTACTCCGAGCTTTCACCAGAGCAATTACGAAGTCTCGGAGCTGATGAAGTGATTGGAGTCAGAGAGAAGACGGCCATACATAAATTCGTCTCGAAGCAGTTGAATCGGCCGGATGGAGTCGAGAAAGGAAGTTTTCTGACTGTTACTTCCAGTATTGAAGGGAGAACCAGGGCTTTTTTGGGAATCGAAGACGGATGTTTGAACCGCTGCTCCTATTGCAGAATCAGACTCGCAAGGGGCGACAAGATAATCAGCAAGCCTGTTGATCTAGTAAAGAGAGAGTTTAGAGGTTTAGTGGAAAGAGGTTATAGAGAGATAGTGTTGACCGGAATCAACATCGGATATTACGGCTTTGATTTCGATGCATCTCTAGTTGAACTTCTTTACGAGCTTGAGAAGATTCCTGGAGACTGGAGAATTCGACTCGGTTCGATCGACCCGAACACAATGAATGAAAGTTTTCTCGAACTGATAGCTAACTCGTCGAGGCTGGCCAGACATCTCCATCTTTCTCTTCAGAGCGGGTCAGACGCGGTTTTACGATCAATGAGAAGGAAATACACGATCAGCGAGTATCTTAGAGCGGTGGAGAGAGCCAGAGAGATTGATTCTAGATTTGCATTTACTACAGATCTGATTGCCGGCTTTCCTGGAGAGAGTGATGAGGATCATCGAAAGACATTGAGAATCATTGAAGATGTCGGCTTCTTGAAAGTGCACGTTTTTAGATTCTCAAAAAGGCCGGGGACTGAAGCGGCAGAAATGACCGGTCAAATAGAGTCAGCCGTCAAGAAAGCCAGGTCTGTGGAACTCATGGAAGAGGCAGTTAGATCAAGAGAGAGATATCTTGCGAAACAGATTGGCAGGATGAATAGAGTTTTGATCGAGAGATCGGATTCTTCCTGCAGTCACGGATTCGATGAGTATTACATACCTCACAGAATTGACGGAAAACATGATGGCTTTGTGAATGCGAAAATAACTGAGTTACAGAGTCATGAGGAGGGTTCCGATGCAGAACTATATTGCCGATCAGTGGTGTGACGAAGGCTCATCCCGGATTAGTATCCTTATACCGGGAGTAATGAACAGCGAATCGGTCTATGAAGTAGTTCGAACGTACAACGGATTACCTTTTGCATTCAGAAAGCATTTTGATAGACTGAAGCAATCCGCGAATCTGTTGGGACTCGACGTACCGTTCACATGCAAGGAGCTGAACTCGATAATAATTGAAGGGCTGGAGAGAAACAAGGCTGTTCAGACCGAAGATTTCAGAATTCGTATCTCATTGATGAACGACGTTTCTGGGAGCATAATCGCAGTGGTTTTCAGCCGCCTTACTTCAGCTTCGAAGGATATCTATGAACTGGGTGTAAAAATCTCGATCTCACCTTTTCTGAAACCCTCGGGCGAGATAGTCGATCCTCACCTGAAGATGCCGGGTGCAAGCTGGAATATTAGAACAAGAAAGGCCCTTGGAGATAATTACGACATGATCATTCTAAATGAAAAGGGCAATCTATGTGAGGGCTCTTTTTCCAACATTTTCCTTGTTCTCGACGGGTCGGTTGCAACGCCGGATGTTCAGTCTGGGGTTCTGCCGGGAATAACTAGAGACAACGTCATCGGGTTATGTGAGTCACTGGAAATCCCGGTTGAGAAGAGACCAATTCCGGCCTGGGAAGTTTTCTGCGCGGATGAAGTCTTCCTTACACATACCAGCGTAGGAATCGCTCCGGTCAGAAGACTGGAGGATAAAGTGCTCATTGAAGATTTCACCGATGGAATGACTCGACTGTTACTGGATAATTTTGAAGGATACATAATGACAGAAGACAGTAATTGGAGCGGATTAGATGAAGTGGAACCATCAAACTATAGGGCAGATATTTGATGATCTGGTAACGAGCTCGGGACTGTTCAGAAAGATTAGGGTCTTCGAGTTAAACAAGGATTGGGAAGAAATCGTTGGAGAACCAATTGCAAATCATTCCTCTATAGTCGATTTTACCGACGGCACTCTGATTATAAGAGTTGACGACGGTATGTGGTTCAATGAAATGAAACTGAGAGAGAATATTCTTCTGGAGAGAATGAACTCTGCGATAGGGGTGGAGGCAATCAAGAGAATCAGATTTAGAATTGGACGATAGACTTGGAGGTGCTCAATGTCTGATTTATATAATGCTCAAAATATAAAGATACTTAAGGGACTTGATCCCGTTAGAAAGCGACCGGGAATGTATATTGGGTCGACGGGAAAGTCCGGACTACACCATCTCGTTTATGAGATCGTCGACAACAGCATAGACGAGGCTATGGGCGGTTACTGCGACAATATAAGTATCGTAATAACGGAGGACGGTTCCGTCGTTGTCAGCGATAACGGAAGGGGAATACCGATAGATATCCACCCTGATACAGAAACGAGCGCTCTTGAAGTTGTTATGACGACACTGCACGCCGGAGGGAAGTTCTCGAAAGACTCTTACAAGATCAGCGGAGGGCTCCACGGTGTCGGCGCTTCTGTGGTAAACGCTTTGTCTGAGTGGATGATAGTCGAAGTAATGGTAAACGGCAAAGTCTATCGACAGAAGTATGAAAGAGGAAAGGCTCTTGCTCCCGTCGAAATAATCGGAGAGACAAAGGAAAAGGGAACCATAACGAGTTTTAAGCCGGACCCTCTTATATTCAGCATTACCG
Proteins encoded:
- a CDS encoding DUF721 domain-containing protein; the protein is MKWNHQTIGQIFDDLVTSSGLFRKIRVFELNKDWEEIVGEPIANHSSIVDFTDGTLIIRVDDGMWFNEMKLRENILLERMNSAIGVEAIKRIRFRIGR
- the mtaB gene encoding tRNA (N(6)-L-threonylcarbamoyladenosine(37)-C(2))-methylthiotransferase MtaB is translated as MKKTVSIYTFGCKMNQYESQAMAERLEDYEVSFSKEHADLFILNSCTVTSEAERKLRHLFRRLKGLNPNAKIIIAGCYSELSPEQLRSLGADEVIGVREKTAIHKFVSKQLNRPDGVEKGSFLTVTSSIEGRTRAFLGIEDGCLNRCSYCRIRLARGDKIISKPVDLVKREFRGLVERGYREIVLTGINIGYYGFDFDASLVELLYELEKIPGDWRIRLGSIDPNTMNESFLELIANSSRLARHLHLSLQSGSDAVLRSMRRKYTISEYLRAVERAREIDSRFAFTTDLIAGFPGESDEDHRKTLRIIEDVGFLKVHVFRFSKRPGTEAAEMTGQIESAVKKARSVELMEEAVRSRERYLAKQIGRMNRVLIERSDSSCSHGFDEYYIPHRIDGKHDGFVNAKITELQSHEEGSDAELYCRSVV
- a CDS encoding aminotransferase class IV, which produces MQNYIADQWCDEGSSRISILIPGVMNSESVYEVVRTYNGLPFAFRKHFDRLKQSANLLGLDVPFTCKELNSIIIEGLERNKAVQTEDFRIRISLMNDVSGSIIAVVFSRLTSASKDIYELGVKISISPFLKPSGEIVDPHLKMPGASWNIRTRKALGDNYDMIILNEKGNLCEGSFSNIFLVLDGSVATPDVQSGVLPGITRDNVIGLCESLEIPVEKRPIPAWEVFCADEVFLTHTSVGIAPVRRLEDKVLIEDFTDGMTRLLLDNFEGYIMTEDSNWSGLDEVEPSNYRADI
- a CDS encoding HPP family protein → MKVSEAMIRDVSTIFEDETIEDFIIFCLRQNKSGLPVVDEEFRVVGFLSESDIIKSALPSYFSLLQSASFIPDTHQFVIRLGKIKDDQVSQHMVKPPVLIKPDDTVIYAADLLIKNGLKIIPVVDDEGKLMGIINRIYLIHAATQGKIDR